The following proteins are encoded in a genomic region of Sphingobacteriales bacterium:
- a CDS encoding porin, translated as MRNKFLILRLILTTAVFVETHINTSAVSADSVVQTVAAVPPVAKDTVYIIEKKKKGKAITAFKVWYNNQKEEGLSTNTAKTEKKWYESFAIRGYTQFRYNRLAETNEKLKCEQCDKSWGEGGGFSLRRLRVILYGQIGKHVYFYIQPDFASSVSSTGQNFVQLRDAYMDLGIGKHNEFRFRLGQSKVPYGFENMQSSQNRLPFDRNDALNSAVSNERDLGVFFYWAPEKYRKLFSELVKDGFKGSGDYGLIAVGAYNGQTANKPELNKTPHVVLRACYPIKIKNQILEPGIQGYLGKYTIASDMISKNAKFKENRNYWDQRMAASLILYPKPFGIQAEYNVGRGPEFNKLTDSIETKLLHGGYITLSYYLPVKKQILFPYFRAQYYKGGKKHELDARSYTVQEYELGIEYQPVKQFEFVMAYVYSDRRFEDFVLQDNHQKGHLIRLQAQINF; from the coding sequence ATGAGAAACAAATTTTTAATCCTTCGGCTTATTTTGACGACAGCAGTTTTTGTTGAAACTCATATCAATACGTCAGCTGTGTCAGCTGATTCAGTTGTACAAACGGTAGCAGCAGTTCCTCCCGTAGCCAAAGACACCGTCTATATTATAGAAAAAAAGAAAAAAGGTAAGGCAATTACCGCTTTCAAGGTGTGGTATAATAACCAAAAGGAAGAAGGGTTGTCGACAAACACAGCTAAAACAGAAAAAAAATGGTATGAGTCCTTTGCCATTCGCGGATATACCCAATTCCGATACAACCGTTTGGCGGAAACCAATGAAAAATTAAAATGCGAACAATGTGATAAGAGTTGGGGAGAAGGCGGAGGGTTTTCGCTCCGGAGGTTGCGGGTGATATTGTACGGTCAGATAGGCAAACATGTCTATTTTTACATCCAACCGGATTTTGCGAGCAGTGTTTCCTCTACCGGACAGAACTTTGTACAATTAAGGGATGCTTATATGGATTTGGGTATTGGGAAACATAATGAATTTCGGTTTCGTCTTGGTCAGAGTAAGGTACCTTATGGCTTTGAAAATATGCAGTCCAGTCAAAATCGTCTTCCATTTGACAGAAATGATGCACTGAACAGTGCAGTATCAAATGAGCGTGACTTAGGCGTATTTTTCTATTGGGCACCGGAAAAATACAGAAAACTGTTTTCGGAATTGGTAAAAGACGGATTCAAAGGTTCCGGTGATTATGGACTTATTGCAGTTGGGGCATATAATGGACAAACTGCCAATAAGCCCGAATTGAATAAAACTCCTCATGTCGTGCTGAGAGCATGTTATCCGATAAAAATTAAGAATCAGATTCTCGAACCGGGTATACAGGGATATCTGGGCAAATACACAATTGCTTCGGATATGATCAGCAAAAATGCCAAATTCAAGGAAAACCGGAATTATTGGGATCAGCGAATGGCAGCAAGTCTTATATTATATCCAAAACCATTCGGCATTCAGGCAGAATACAATGTGGGAAGAGGACCTGAGTTTAACAAACTGACGGATTCTATAGAAACGAAACTGTTACATGGAGGGTATATTACGTTATCTTATTACTTACCGGTAAAAAAGCAGATTTTGTTCCCTTACTTCAGAGCTCAGTATTACAAAGGAGGTAAAAAACACGAACTGGATGCCAGAAGTTATACCGTTCAGGAATATGAACTGGGAATAGAATACCAGCCGGTTAAGCAGTTTGAATTTGTTATGGCATATGTTTATTCAGACAGACGGTTTGAGGATTTTGTATTACAGGACAATCATCAGAAAGGGCATCTTATCCGTTTACAGGCTCAAATAAATTTTTAA
- a CDS encoding DUF47 domain-containing protein — protein MAFSFLKLFQPKDKIFQNLFEQTADISVKISEVFLSAMKETDSKRFEILAQTGHLEHQADDVVHNLYVELSKNFITPFDREDIHELASAMDDVVDYIDEVGNKMKNYDFTEFNDYILKMAELNDESVKALRTAIYELRDMKNMGKVNAACLNIHGYESKVDLLYNQAIGDLVRNNKDNPVKIIVMKDLFEELELVSDKCQDASNVIESIVIKYS, from the coding sequence ATGGCATTCTCATTTTTAAAATTATTTCAACCCAAAGACAAGATCTTTCAAAACCTATTTGAACAGACTGCAGATATTTCTGTAAAGATAAGTGAAGTTTTTTTGTCTGCTATGAAAGAAACAGATTCAAAAAGATTTGAAATCCTGGCTCAAACCGGACATCTGGAACACCAGGCCGATGATGTGGTGCATAATCTGTATGTTGAACTGAGCAAAAATTTCATCACACCGTTCGACAGAGAGGATATACATGAACTGGCATCCGCCATGGATGATGTCGTGGATTATATTGATGAGGTAGGGAACAAGATGAAAAACTACGATTTTACCGAATTCAATGACTATATTCTGAAGATGGCGGAGTTAAATGATGAATCAGTGAAAGCATTAAGAACGGCCATTTATGAATTGAGGGATATGAAAAATATGGGAAAGGTAAATGCAGCCTGTCTAAATATTCACGGTTATGAATCAAAGGTGGATTTATTATACAATCAGGCTATCGGTGATTTGGTTCGCAATAATAAAGACAATCCGGTTAAGATAATTGTCATGAAGGACTTATTCGAAGAACTGGAATTGGTTTCCGATAAATGTCAGGATGCATCGAATGTGATTGAGTCAATTGTAATCAAATATTCGTAA
- a CDS encoding inorganic phosphate transporter encodes MEFIIIIIALALIFDYINGFHDAANSIATVVSTKVLTPFQAVLWAAFFNFVAFLIFKDHAVANTIGKTVNEGYITLPVIFAGLIAAITWNLLTWWYGIPSSSSHTLIGGFAGAAITHAFIQHKGWMPLKEIIDSAKILKTIAFIFLAPLIGMIISMFYTLIMMNRNTWVKCGVLLLTCVAIWFTFIHFQEKKIDENVAKFFRVDKYKKDIADPGKADEKAKNEEKLTIAVENAHKSFEYVKHYERKGAEVVTNEIAENVDLNMVTGSRIDDKVKLFFKVKQLKILAHKDPTKKQAYEFAQAAADSLKSIAKKHHELGYDKMVQAMLAKVPIQPDQIADFEKSVRVDIKKDLTKEIEKGDNKIIRYGLIAMLLIIIISFVYTEKVKEPSAQRTANNFKQMQLLSSAAFSIGHGGNDAQKVMGIIAAALIANGNIVDIKAMPDWVPLSCYLAISLGTLSGGWKIVKTMGTKITKVTPLEGVCAETAGATTLFLTEQMGIPVSTTHTITGAIIGVGATKRLSAVRWGVTINLLWAWVLTIPISALLAGLTYYIVSFFVK; translated from the coding sequence ATGGAATTTATCATCATCATCATTGCGTTAGCTTTAATATTTGATTATATCAACGGGTTCCACGATGCAGCCAACTCTATTGCCACCGTCGTTTCCACGAAAGTATTGACACCGTTTCAGGCAGTTCTGTGGGCAGCATTCTTTAATTTTGTAGCCTTTTTGATTTTTAAGGATCATGCGGTTGCCAATACGATTGGCAAGACGGTCAATGAGGGGTATATCACCCTGCCGGTAATCTTTGCCGGGTTGATTGCTGCCATTACCTGGAATCTGTTAACCTGGTGGTATGGAATACCGTCCTCTTCTTCCCATACACTGATTGGGGGATTTGCCGGTGCTGCCATTACACATGCTTTCATCCAGCACAAAGGATGGATGCCGCTAAAAGAGATTATTGACAGCGCGAAAATACTAAAAACAATTGCCTTTATTTTTCTGGCACCGCTCATAGGTATGATCATCTCCATGTTTTATACCTTGATTATGATGAACAGAAACACCTGGGTGAAATGCGGTGTCCTATTGCTTACGTGTGTGGCTATCTGGTTTACCTTTATCCATTTTCAGGAAAAGAAAATTGATGAAAACGTGGCGAAGTTTTTCAGAGTGGATAAGTATAAAAAGGATATTGCAGACCCCGGAAAAGCCGATGAGAAGGCAAAGAATGAAGAAAAATTGACGATTGCCGTAGAAAATGCACATAAATCATTTGAATATGTCAAGCATTATGAACGTAAAGGCGCGGAAGTGGTGACCAATGAAATTGCAGAAAATGTGGATTTAAATATGGTGACAGGTTCCCGTATAGATGATAAAGTAAAATTGTTCTTTAAGGTAAAGCAATTAAAAATACTGGCACATAAAGATCCGACAAAAAAACAGGCGTATGAGTTTGCACAGGCGGCAGCCGATTCATTGAAATCTATTGCCAAGAAACACCACGAACTGGGATATGATAAGATGGTTCAGGCGATGCTGGCTAAAGTCCCGATTCAACCGGATCAGATTGCTGATTTCGAAAAAAGCGTGCGGGTGGACATAAAAAAAGATTTAACGAAAGAAATTGAAAAGGGCGACAATAAAATCATTCGCTATGGGTTGATTGCAATGCTGTTAATCATCATCATTTCATTTGTATATACGGAAAAAGTGAAAGAACCCAGCGCACAACGAACCGCCAATAATTTCAAACAAATGCAGTTGCTTTCTTCTGCCGCGTTCAGTATTGGTCATGGCGGCAACGATGCGCAGAAGGTTATGGGTATCATTGCGGCAGCATTAATAGCGAACGGAAATATTGTGGATATCAAGGCTATGCCGGATTGGGTGCCTTTGTCCTGTTACCTTGCCATAAGTTTGGGTACGCTGAGCGGCGGCTGGAAGATTGTAAAGACCATGGGAACAAAAATCACCAAAGTAACACCTTTGGAAGGTGTTTGCGCAGAAACGGCAGGTGCGACCACCTTGTTCCTGACGGAGCAAATGGGTATTCCTGTTTCTACCACGCATACCATCACAGGTGCAATTATCGGGGTGGGTGCTACCAAAAGATTAAGTGCTGTAAGGTGGGGTGTGACGATTAATCTATTGTGGGCATGGGTATTGACCATTCCTATCAGCGCATTACTGGCAGGATTAACGTATTATATCGTTTCCTTCTTCGTGAAATAG
- a CDS encoding DUF1572 family protein: MIKDALAEIVERDLLKLREEISLYKNEDNLWITEKQISNSAGNLALHLIGNLNHFIGATLGNTGYIRQRDKEFSDKNIPLKELLDAIDNTTNIVKQTLTHLPEEDFDKDFPLEKHGQTVKTDFMLLHLLAHLEYHLGQINYHRRLIE; encoded by the coding sequence ATGATAAAAGACGCATTAGCAGAAATAGTTGAAAGAGACTTATTAAAACTGAGAGAAGAAATCAGTTTGTATAAGAATGAAGACAATCTTTGGATAACGGAGAAACAAATCAGCAATTCTGCCGGGAACTTAGCTTTACATCTAATTGGCAACCTGAACCATTTTATCGGTGCAACACTAGGCAATACCGGATATATACGCCAACGGGACAAAGAATTTTCCGATAAGAACATCCCGCTGAAGGAGTTGCTTGATGCTATAGACAATACGACAAATATCGTCAAACAAACATTGACTCATCTGCCGGAAGAAGATTTTGATAAAGATTTCCCGCTGGAAAAACACGGACAGACGGTTAAAACGGATTTTATGCTGCTGCATCTGCTGGCTCATCTCGAATATCACCTCGGACAGATCAATTACCACAGAAGATTGATTGAATAG
- a CDS encoding DUF2279 domain-containing protein, translated as MRKVKHFTVKHSFWTNGIRKAVVLIICFFIFLPAFCIGKQNKSKKQKDTPAVHSPYTMVKDSVWSNNNWEVHNDTVFTNQYEVKKIITSYDLIPDTIWQNENVYSAGYDTVFHYDYIAKDAAYNYTGKIKMSKPFSFFRPSEVLNKPRVGLVTGFIGGLYVGANAWWSGAWYSQYNKSKFHFFNDWGEWNQMDKIAHVYSCYLETKWTYDLYKWAGVKEKHAIWIGILMGNMWQLSIEINDGFQKKWGFSWPDVSMNIAGSLLFGIQQYIWHDQRIQMKISAFPTNYSKYNDPQVKARTDKLYGTSFGEILLKDYNSLTFWWSVAPGAFIQNPKSKFPKWLQFSFGYGAGGMLGGYKNVWSKNDLGGDEDLNNEDPADIIDRSDIQRLHRFYFSFDIDWTKLPVKRHWAKGLMKVLNVIKLPAPAIEFNDNKHGSKVAWHWIKF; from the coding sequence ATGAGAAAAGTGAAACACTTTACAGTTAAGCATTCGTTTTGGACGAATGGGATCCGTAAAGCTGTTGTCTTAATTATCTGCTTTTTTATATTCCTGCCTGCTTTCTGCATTGGAAAACAAAACAAGAGTAAAAAACAGAAAGACACACCGGCTGTTCATTCACCCTATACTATGGTGAAAGACTCGGTTTGGAGCAATAACAACTGGGAAGTACATAACGACACCGTTTTTACGAATCAATATGAAGTCAAAAAAATAATCACCTCCTACGACCTGATTCCTGACACCATCTGGCAAAATGAAAATGTCTATTCTGCCGGATACGACACCGTCTTTCATTACGATTATATTGCAAAAGACGCTGCCTACAATTATACCGGAAAAATAAAAATGAGCAAGCCGTTCTCGTTTTTTCGTCCTTCCGAAGTGCTGAATAAACCCAGAGTCGGATTAGTAACGGGATTTATAGGCGGATTATATGTAGGTGCCAATGCCTGGTGGAGCGGCGCCTGGTATTCCCAATACAACAAATCAAAATTTCATTTCTTTAACGACTGGGGTGAATGGAATCAAATGGATAAGATTGCCCATGTCTATAGCTGTTATCTGGAAACCAAATGGACCTATGACCTCTACAAATGGGCCGGTGTGAAAGAAAAACATGCCATCTGGATTGGGATCCTGATGGGTAACATGTGGCAGCTGTCCATCGAAATCAACGACGGATTTCAGAAAAAATGGGGATTTTCATGGCCGGATGTTTCCATGAATATCGCCGGCTCCCTGTTGTTCGGCATTCAGCAATATATCTGGCATGACCAGCGCATCCAGATGAAGATATCGGCATTTCCAACCAATTATTCCAAATATAATGACCCGCAGGTAAAAGCCAGAACGGATAAATTATATGGCACCTCATTCGGAGAAATATTACTGAAAGACTATAACTCTTTGACATTTTGGTGGAGTGTGGCACCGGGTGCGTTTATACAAAATCCCAAGTCAAAGTTTCCAAAATGGCTGCAGTTTTCGTTCGGTTACGGCGCCGGTGGCATGCTGGGAGGCTACAAAAACGTATGGTCTAAGAACGATCTCGGCGGTGATGAGGATTTAAACAATGAAGACCCAGCGGATATTATCGACCGATCGGACATACAGCGCTTACATCGTTTTTATTTCTCCTTCGATATAGACTGGACCAAGCTGCCTGTAAAGAGACATTGGGCAAAAGGACTGATGAAGGTATTGAATGTCATAAAACTTCCGGCGCCGGCTATCGAGTTTAACGACAATAAACACGGCAGCAAGGTGGCATGGCACTGGATTAAATTTTAG
- a CDS encoding phosphoglucomutase/phosphomannomutase family protein, protein MQIKFGTDGWRAIIAQDFTTDNVARVAEATALWVKSFSAQPTIVIGHDCRFGGPLFTETTIKVLCHHGVKVYAHKGICSTPMVSLGCVKLKAEAGVVITASHNPPSYNGFKLKSHFGGPTTPADIAKVEALIPDQTVVPSASLEEYIQSGKLEYVDLETMYFDHVEASFDMKAIRECGMIFGYDGMYGAGQKIVRRLLPDNLVYLHCEENPGFKGQAPEPLHKNLLEFSELIKNSTDIEFGFANDGDADRIGCYDNEGNFIDSHHVILLLIHYLYKYKGLTGKVAISFTVSNKIKKMCEVYGLACEVTPVGFKYVCEIMVNENVLVGGEESGGIAITGHIPERDGVWMALVLMEFMAKTGKSIQELIQEVYDVVGIFDYDRYDLHISEALKQQVIANCKNDAYKSFGNYPIERKEDTDGWKYFLPNESWMMIRASGTEPVLRVYAEAKDRTAVIDILETVKAVLLNNQA, encoded by the coding sequence ATGCAGATAAAATTCGGAACCGACGGCTGGAGAGCCATCATTGCACAGGATTTCACAACAGACAACGTAGCTAGGGTAGCAGAAGCTACCGCCCTTTGGGTAAAATCCTTCTCAGCACAACCAACCATCGTCATCGGGCACGATTGCCGGTTTGGAGGACCGCTATTTACAGAAACCACCATTAAGGTATTGTGCCATCACGGCGTAAAGGTTTATGCGCATAAAGGTATCTGCTCTACACCCATGGTGTCTTTAGGCTGTGTAAAACTGAAAGCCGAAGCAGGTGTGGTGATTACCGCTTCACATAATCCGCCCTCCTACAATGGATTCAAATTAAAATCACACTTTGGCGGCCCCACCACACCGGCTGATATTGCCAAGGTAGAGGCATTGATACCTGATCAGACGGTCGTTCCTTCCGCTTCCCTCGAAGAATATATCCAATCCGGCAAACTGGAATACGTGGATTTAGAAACCATGTACTTTGACCACGTAGAAGCCTCTTTCGATATGAAAGCGATTCGTGAGTGTGGTATGATTTTCGGATACGATGGCATGTATGGCGCCGGACAGAAAATTGTCCGCCGGCTGTTGCCGGATAATTTGGTTTACCTGCATTGCGAGGAGAATCCGGGTTTTAAAGGGCAGGCTCCCGAACCGTTGCACAAGAATTTACTCGAATTTTCCGAACTGATAAAAAACTCCACGGATATTGAATTCGGATTTGCCAACGACGGTGATGCAGACAGGATCGGTTGTTATGACAATGAAGGAAATTTCATTGATTCACATCATGTCATTCTGTTGCTGATTCACTATCTGTACAAATACAAAGGCCTGACGGGTAAAGTAGCCATTTCATTTACCGTCTCCAACAAGATAAAAAAGATGTGCGAAGTATACGGATTAGCGTGCGAGGTAACACCCGTCGGATTTAAATATGTGTGTGAAATCATGGTCAATGAAAACGTACTGGTGGGTGGTGAAGAAAGCGGTGGTATTGCCATTACAGGACATATTCCGGAACGGGATGGCGTGTGGATGGCATTGGTATTGATGGAATTTATGGCAAAAACCGGAAAATCCATCCAGGAGCTGATACAGGAGGTATACGATGTGGTCGGCATCTTTGATTACGACCGCTATGACCTGCACATCTCGGAAGCATTAAAACAACAGGTTATCGCTAACTGTAAAAATGACGCATATAAAAGCTTTGGAAACTATCCCATTGAACGAAAGGAAGATACTGACGGCTGGAAGTATTTCCTTCCAAATGAATCCTGGATGATGATACGCGCCAGCGGCACTGAACCCGTTCTTCGTGTGTATGCCGAAGCAAAAGACAGAACTGCCGTCATTGATATTCTGGAAACGGTAAAAGCTGTGCTGTTAAATAACCAAGCATGA
- a CDS encoding TonB-dependent receptor, whose translation MRNLFTTFLFTLILSFVSGNTIKGIIKDENKHPVEFANILLHQNGNTNFLNGATSDSIGQFSLDALKDGNYFLEVIYVGYKTDTITDIQLENNATKDIGEIALKLEENILKGVEISASRPIIERKADRIVYNVENSAKSSGENVLDLLRSVPGVTVSGNEQIRINGKSDVQVIINGKVEVLNAEQLANLLKSVQSSNVKKIDVVSNPSARYDAESKGGVLEIQLKSSLMTGMNGSVYANYRQNEFASTETGFNINVNHKKWTLSTNYNFGYNNNYQKNTFKRDFTGDSAIIRFDEKSYDRNKFINHYANLSLKYNINDKNTIGIGGEIFQFYNPHTANSHLNVFNNISISENLNSIQKTINTSYGKGINPSANFNFRSVLDSMGSSLELTYDYTYSYLYTNSHLDMGFYDSTNAEKPIPHSDFIQDNPYIVNLHTARLNYNKPMKKEHSIEFGVKFTWTTTTNDIQFKNLSGTAYVFDSTKSNKFQYIENINALFSTWSKNWKKGWSTNLGLRIEQTNTNQRSYTLNKITKRHYVDFFPSVFIQKNIKDKHSINLNFSRKINRPDFNDLNPFQFYLSPYSIWTGNENLRPQYANITEFTYTYKNAYSFFIGHENLNNNYTHLIFQDDSTKISTYRASNFKVRNNLNIGVNINRELFKWWTISYSAQYTFFKYNSIVNNSPFIVTSHKFNISLDNTFILPKDFTINVFGFYTSPHYDATDIMQSDGMLNISVSKAFFDKKLRIRLAGNDILGTKNMSYTTNFFNVNSKTTNRWSSRFFSLSVTYNFQKGKKFQNTRVNKSNEEEKSRIGG comes from the coding sequence ATGAGGAATCTTTTTACCACCTTTTTATTCACTCTGATCCTGTCGTTTGTTTCAGGCAATACGATCAAAGGAATCATAAAAGATGAAAACAAACATCCGGTTGAATTCGCCAATATCCTGCTACATCAGAATGGCAACACGAATTTTCTGAATGGCGCAACAAGTGACAGCATCGGCCAATTTTCACTGGACGCCCTGAAGGATGGTAATTACTTTTTAGAAGTAATTTATGTCGGATATAAGACGGACACGATAACGGATATCCAGCTTGAAAACAATGCTACAAAAGATATAGGGGAAATCGCCTTAAAGCTGGAAGAAAACATACTGAAAGGAGTAGAAATTTCCGCATCAAGGCCCATTATTGAACGCAAAGCGGACAGAATAGTATACAATGTAGAAAACAGCGCGAAATCGAGCGGCGAAAATGTACTGGATTTATTACGTTCCGTTCCCGGCGTAACGGTCAGCGGCAATGAGCAGATTCGCATCAATGGGAAAAGTGATGTTCAGGTAATCATTAACGGAAAAGTGGAAGTATTAAATGCTGAACAATTGGCAAACCTGTTAAAATCCGTTCAAAGTTCAAATGTCAAAAAAATTGATGTAGTGAGCAATCCGTCCGCCCGTTACGATGCGGAATCAAAAGGCGGCGTACTTGAGATTCAGCTAAAATCCAGTCTGATGACCGGTATGAACGGATCTGTATATGCCAATTACCGGCAAAATGAATTTGCAAGTACAGAAACGGGTTTCAATATCAATGTGAATCACAAAAAATGGACATTAAGTACCAATTATAATTTCGGGTATAACAACAACTATCAGAAAAACACCTTTAAACGTGATTTCACAGGCGACAGTGCCATCATTCGTTTTGATGAAAAAAGTTATGATAGGAACAAATTTATCAATCACTACGCCAACCTGAGCTTAAAATACAACATCAATGATAAAAACACCATTGGTATAGGCGGTGAAATATTTCAGTTTTACAATCCTCACACCGCTAATTCTCATTTAAATGTATTCAATAACATTTCGATAAGTGAAAATCTGAATTCTATTCAAAAAACAATTAATACCTCTTATGGCAAAGGTATTAACCCTTCCGCCAATTTTAATTTCAGAAGTGTGCTGGACAGCATGGGCAGCTCACTGGAACTAACGTATGATTATACCTATTCGTATTTATATACCAACAGCCATTTAGACATGGGGTTCTATGATTCTACCAATGCAGAGAAGCCCATTCCACATTCCGATTTTATACAAGACAACCCGTACATCGTTAATTTGCATACCGCCAGATTGAACTATAACAAACCGATGAAAAAAGAACACAGTATTGAGTTTGGTGTAAAATTCACATGGACAACAACGACCAATGACATACAATTTAAAAATCTGTCAGGTACAGCGTATGTGTTTGACAGCACTAAATCCAACAAATTTCAGTACATAGAAAATATTAATGCGCTATTTTCCACCTGGAGCAAAAACTGGAAAAAAGGCTGGAGCACCAATTTAGGCCTGCGAATAGAACAAACCAATACCAATCAGCGGTCTTACACGTTAAACAAAATTACCAAAAGGCACTACGTTGACTTTTTTCCGAGTGTATTCATACAGAAAAACATAAAGGACAAACACAGTATCAATTTAAATTTCAGCAGAAAGATCAACCGTCCTGATTTCAATGACTTAAATCCTTTTCAGTTTTATCTGAGTCCGTATTCCATCTGGACCGGAAATGAGAACCTGAGACCACAGTACGCTAATATTACGGAATTCACCTACACGTACAAAAATGCCTACAGCTTTTTCATAGGCCATGAAAACCTGAATAACAACTACACCCACCTGATATTTCAGGATGACAGCACAAAAATTTCCACTTACAGAGCGTCCAATTTTAAAGTACGCAACAACCTGAATATAGGTGTGAACATCAACAGGGAGCTATTTAAATGGTGGACGATTTCCTATTCCGCACAATACACCTTTTTTAAATACAATTCCATTGTCAACAATTCCCCATTTATCGTCACTTCCCATAAATTCAATATTTCACTGGATAATACATTTATTTTACCTAAAGATTTTACGATTAATGTATTTGGGTTTTACACTTCACCGCACTACGATGCAACTGATATTATGCAAAGCGATGGCATGTTAAATATATCCGTCTCCAAAGCGTTTTTTGACAAGAAACTCCGTATCCGGTTAGCAGGCAATGATATCTTAGGTACTAAAAACATGTCTTACACGACTAACTTTTTTAATGTTAATTCCAAAACCACTAACCGATGGAGTTCCCGATTCTTCAGTTTAAGCGTCACTTATAATTTCCAGAAAGGGAAAAAGTTCCAGAATACCCGTGTAAATAAGAGCAACGAAGAAGAAAAGAGCAGAATCGGCGGTTAA
- a CDS encoding protein-L-isoaspartate(D-aspartate) O-methyltransferase, protein MQDTFRHQGLRKRLVGELRGLGIKDEPILNAIEKIPRHFFVEHTFEHDAYENKPFPIGRGQTISNPFTVAYQTELLELNKEDKVLEIGTGSGYQSAVLAELGIQVFTIERHQPLSLKAKKLLERLGYGKVKTYFGDGFKGLPDEAPFDKILITAAAPEIPKELLKQLKIGGLMVIPFGEGDTQQMIRIKRLDNNEFEKETFDYFTFVPMLKGIED, encoded by the coding sequence ATGCAGGATACATTCAGACATCAGGGGTTAAGGAAACGATTGGTCGGTGAATTGAGGGGTTTAGGGATAAAGGACGAACCTATACTAAACGCAATAGAGAAAATTCCAAGGCACTTCTTTGTGGAGCACACATTCGAACACGATGCTTATGAAAACAAACCGTTTCCGATCGGGCGCGGACAAACCATTTCCAACCCGTTTACGGTAGCGTATCAGACAGAACTTTTAGAACTCAATAAGGAGGATAAGGTCTTGGAGATTGGAACGGGTTCCGGATATCAGTCAGCTGTGTTGGCAGAATTGGGGATACAGGTTTTTACTATCGAACGGCATCAGCCATTATCCTTGAAAGCAAAGAAATTACTCGAGCGTTTAGGGTATGGTAAGGTGAAGACTTATTTTGGAGATGGATTTAAAGGCTTGCCCGATGAGGCGCCTTTTGATAAAATTCTGATTACGGCCGCTGCGCCTGAAATTCCGAAAGAACTACTGAAACAATTAAAGATTGGCGGACTCATGGTAATTCCATTCGGGGAAGGGGATACCCAACAGATGATACGAATTAAACGATTGGATAACAATGAATTTGAAAAAGAAACGTTTGATTATTTTACTTTTGTTCCGATGTTAAAAGGTATTGAAGATTAA